Proteins encoded together in one Penicillium digitatum chromosome 1, complete sequence window:
- a CDS encoding 3-isopropylmalate dehydrogenase Leu2A: MSSFNIVVFGGDHCGPEVTAEAVKILRVIEKSRGVTFNLQDHLLGGASIDATGSPLTDEALNAAKNADAVLLGAIGGPKWGTGAVRPEQGILKLRKEMGTFGNLRPCNFAAPSLVESSPLKAEVCRGVDFNIIRELTGGIYFGERTEDDGSGYAMDTEPYSRHEIERIIRLAANLALQHNPPLPVWSLDKANVLATSRLWRKVVTEVMEKEYPQISFGHHLIDSAAMLMIKDPRKLNGIVVTSNLFGDIISDEASVIPGSLGLLPSASLSGIPDGKSRVNGIYEPIHGSAPDIAGKGIVNPVATILSVAMMMQYSFNMIDVARLIEQAVSNVIEAGVRTGDIGGTAKTTEVGDAVAAELEKLLK; encoded by the exons ATGTCTTCCTTCAACATCGTTGTCTTTGGTGGTGACCACTGTGGCCCTGAG GTGACCGCTGAGGCTGTCAAG ATCCTCCGCGTCATTGAGAAATCCCGTGGTGTTACTTTCAACCTGCAGGATCACCTGCTTGGTGGT GCCTCTATCGATGCTACTGGTTCACCTTTGACCGACGAGGCCTTGAACGCCGCCAAGAACGCCGATGCCGTTCTACTCGGTGCCATTGGAGGTCCT AAATGGGGCACTGGCGCTGTGCGCCCAGAACAGGGTATTCTTAAACTCCGCAAGGAGATGGGCACATTCGGAAACCTGCGGCCCTGCAACTTCGCGGCGCCCTCACTGGTCGAGAGCTCGCCCCTCAAGGCCGAGGTCTGCCGCGGCGTCGACTTCAACATCATCCGGGAGCTGACGGGCGGTATCTACTTTGGTGAGCGCACGGAGGACGATGGTTCCGGATATGCCATGGACACTGAGCCCTACTCGCGCCACGAGATCGAGCGTATCATCCGCCTTGCCGCCAACCTCGCTCTGCAGCACAACCCGCCCCTTCCCGTTTGGAGTTTGGACAAGGCCAATGTCCTCGCTACCAGCCGTCTGTGGCGTAAGGTCGTCACCGAGGTTATGGAGAAGGAGTACCCCCAGATCTCTTTTGGTCACCACCTCATTGACTCGGCTGCTATGCTCATGATCAAGGACCCCCGTAAGCTGAACGGTATTGTTGTTACTAGCAACTTGTTCGGCGACATCATCAGCGATGAGGCTAGCGTTATCCCCGGTTCTCTGGGTCTGCTGCCCAGTGCCAGTTTGAGTGGCATTCCTGACGGCAAGAGCCGTGTCAACGGTATCTACGAGCCTATTCACG GCTCCGCCCCCGATATTGCTGGCAAGGGTATCGTGAACCCCGTCGCCACTATCCTCTCTGTTGCCATGATGATGCAGTACTCTTTCAACATGATTGACGTGGCTCGCCTGATTGAGCAGGCCGTGAGCAACGTCATCGAGGCTGGTGTCCGCACCGGCGATATTGGCGGCACGGCCAAGACTACCGAGGTCGGCGATGCTGTCGCCGCCGAGCTGGAGAAGCTGCTCAAGTAA
- a CDS encoding Anaphase-promoting complex, subunit 10, giving the protein MPHLRRQPNQRDRIPNQGSNAPGTLRAQFQTPPTRHTPTNPTHRHQPPSTGPNALTPDSVAMGEHPAAPINPFTIFRRPRVEPPPQMMDDDDFDEDFDPRGRSMQELGNDGPLDFDDSFDDGHAIERQLDDSEIDGEELEEEVEDQFNDEEDPDQEMHDREKSPSPLPANLREISSLASWTVSTSKPGCGVAALRNPSPAQYWQSDGPQPHTLTLHFFKLVAVVRIRVYLDFELDESYTPTKMIFAAGMGGNDLVEFATWEGDGPCGWVDVPLESVGGRTGGWVRNDPGKSKRRSASMRRRRIVYRNCDDPEHEHDDECDPFYEIDEPDSQDEEDDPYSGNVLKAMVIQMRIMENHQNGKDTHVRGFQVFACDDSHRRMAAAPSASADARRRRPSLRGAHDLRGRAASEEVDTGFTTTGLDEPDWMGEPVIR; this is encoded by the exons ATGCCTCACCTACGCCGTCAGCCCAATCAGCGCGACCGAATACCCAATCAAGGCTCCAATGCCCCAGGAACCCTTCGAGCCCAGTTCCAGACCCCGCCAACGCGTCACACTCCCACCAACCCGACCCATCGGCACCAACCCCCCTCTACGGGTCCAAATGCTCTCACACCCGACTCAGTCGCAATGGGGGAACATCCGGCGGCACCAATAAATCCATTCACGATATTTAGGAGACCAAGGGTAGAGCCACCGCCGCAAATGATGGATGACGACGACTTTGACGAGGATTTTGACCCACGCGGGCGCAGCATGCAAGAGCTCGGGAACGACGGGCCGCTCGACTTCGATGATTCCTTTGACGATGGTCACGCCATCGAAAGGCAACTTGATGACTCCGAAATTGAtggcgaggagctggaggaagaagttgaggacCAATTCAATGACGAAGAGGACCCCGACCAAGAGATGCACGATCGAG AAAaatccccctcccccttaCCTGCCAACTTGCGCGAGATCTCATCGCTGGCTTCCTGGACCGTCTCCACCTCCAAGCCGGGCTGCGGCGTCGCGGCCCTCCGCAACCCTTCCCCGGCACAGTACTGGCAATCCGACGGACCCCAACCGCACACCTTAACCCTCCATTTCTTCAAACTGGTGGCTGTCGTGCGCATCCGCGTATATCTCGATTTTGAGCTCGATGAAAGCTATACGCCCACGAAGATGATTTTTGCAGCTGGGATGGGCGGCAACGACCTTGTCGAGTTTGCAACTTGGGAAGGCGATGGCCCATGCGGCTGGGTCGATGTGCCACTGGAGAGCGTCGGCGGTAGGACCGGCGGATGGGTCCGTAATGACCCCGGGAAGTCGAAACGCCGCTCTGCGAGTATGCGTCGGCGAAGAATTGTGTACCGGAACTGTGATGACCctgaacatgaacatgatgatGAATGTGATCCGTTTTATGAGATTGATGAACCTGATAGccaggacgaggaggatgatcccTATTCTGGGAATGTGCTCAAGGCCATGGTCATCCAAATGCGCATTATGGAGAATCATCAGAATGGAAAGGATACCCATGTTCGTGGTTTCCAGGTGTTTGCTTGTGACGATAGCCACCGTCGGATGGCCGCTGCTCCATCCGCTTCTGCTGATGCTCGGCGCCGTCGTCCGTCCCTACGCGGGGCTCATGATCTTCGTGGACGTGCCGCAAGTGAGGAGGTTGATACTGGGTTCACTACTACCGGTCTAGACGAACCGGATTGGATGGGTGAGCCAGTGATTCGATAA
- a CDS encoding Spherulation-specific 4 family protein, with product MFGWFKSSTESKPTQEPTWNAATMAMEQPTNAEAMSSTNVVSQQPNSESMKMELRGGGEGGDVCCGVCAGIACFECCECCC from the exons ATGTTCGGCTGGTTCAAGTCTTCCACCGAATCCAAGCCCACCCAGGAGCCTACCTGGAATGCGGCCACTatggctatggaacagccCACCAACGCTGAGGCCATGTCTTCCACCAACGTCGTCTCCCAGCAGCCT AACTCGGAGTCGATGAAGATGGAACTCCGTGGTGGCGGTGAGGGCGGTGATGTCTGCTGTGGAGT CTGCGCCGGTATCGCTTGCTTCGAGTGCTGTGAATGCTGCTGCTAG
- a CDS encoding Thiamine pyrophosphate enzyme, C-terminal TPP-binding, giving the protein MSAEISSATVVLEDKSDATRLIDETIIECCRSSKPVYIGLPSDLVQAEVDPSPLKNPLAVEEPSPNPTADEDYAVDLILSRIRAAQNPAIIVETLAGNPHSLNATRLFVESSGFPCYITPMAKGVIDEGLSNFRGVYVGKVSGPNVFEQIQSSDLILVIGPRPADFNTAGFKTDLPHIETIKFERYRIQMQYQGILGLGMTGVLERLSQVLDKERSESVSTASTASTPPRKFGGTPDIHGAISPSSNSPKESLSGDEFMDLEGPVGDKSEPLTQEWIWPRMSAWLEEDDIISVDIGTSAFGILWSPYPRGAASLVQILWSSIGYAVGAAVGAALAAREDEKQSQGTRRRRTICLTGDGSFQLTAQEVSTMVRHRLGVILFIVCNEGYTIERVIHGVDAEYNDIQPWDFKLLPAVFKAAPNTVHTYAIRTRAELNNLLNDPLFGPADHYDETNPPPLRIVELYMDKYDAPESLQGTVDSIQGRM; this is encoded by the coding sequence ATGAGTGCCGAAATCTCGAGCGCCACGGTCGTGTTGGAAGACAAATCAGATGCGACGAGGCTCATCGATGAAACGATTATTGAGTGCTGCCGTTCCAGCAAGCCTGTCTACATTGGCCTCCCATCGGATCTTGTCCAAGCAGAGGTAGATCCATCTCCGCTTAAAAATCCCCTTGCTGTCGAAGAGCCTAGCCCCAATCCGACGGCGGATGAGGACTATGCCGTGGATCTGATTCTCAGCCGTATCCGGGCGGCTCAGAATCCGGCCATCATTGTCGAGACTCTGGCCGGAAATCCCCACAGCTTGAACGCAACGAGGCTATTCGTGGAAAGTTCCGGATTTCCTTGCTATATTACGCCAATGGCCAAGGGCGTCATCGACGAAGGCTTGAGCAACTTTCGCGGCGTGTACGTGGGAAAGGTCTCGGGCCCTAACGTTTTTGAACAAATCCAATCCTCCGATTTGATCCTAGTGATTGGGCCGCGTCCGGCGGATTTCAACACAGCCGGGTTCAAGACAGATTTACCTCACATCGAGACCATCAAATTTGAGCGGTACAGAATCCAAATGCAATACCAAGGGATTCTGGGGCTCGGGATGACCGGAGTGCTTGAAAGACTCAGCCAGGTCCTGGACAAAGAACGGTCCGAATCTGTCTCCACAGCGTCTACGGCCTCCACTCCACCCCGCAAGTTCGGTGGTACCCCCGATATCCATGGAGCCATCTCCCCCTCCTCCAACTCCCCGAAGGAAAGTTTGAGCGGCGATGAGTTTATGGATCTCGAGGGTCCCGTTGGTGACAAGTCTGAACCATTGACCCAAGAGTGGATCTGGCCGCGCATGTCTGCCTGGCTCGAAGAAGACGACATCATATCCGTCGATATCGGAACTTCTGCCTTTGGAATCTTATGGTCTCCATACCCGCGCGGAGCAGCTTCGCTAGTGCAGATCCTTTGGTCGTCAATTGGATACGCCGTTGGGGCGGCAGTGGGAGCCGCCCTCGCTGCGCGCGAAGACGAGAAACAATCCCAAGGCACTCGGCGCCGACGCACCATCTGCTTAACGGGTGACGGTAGCTTCCAATTGACCGCACAAGAAGTGAGCACCATGGTCCGCCACAGACTGGGGGTGATCTTATTTATTGTCTGCAATGAAGGCTACACGATTGAGCGCGTGATTCATGGCGTGGATGCGGAGTATAACGATATCCAGCCATGGGACTTTAAGCTTTTGCCGGCTGTCTTCAAGGCCGCTCCGAATACTGTTCACACTTATGCTATCCGGACTAGGGCTGAGTTGAATAATCTACTCAACGACCCACTGTTTGGCCCTGCTGATCATTATGATGAGACGAATCCTCCTCCGTTACGCATTGTTGAGTTGTACATGGATAAATACGATGCACCGGAGAGTTTACAGGGGACTGTTGATTCCATTCAAGGTAGGATGTGA
- a CDS encoding Short-chain dehydrogenase/reductase SDR encodes MSMNIKDCAQPREGFPRPFPDSPSNVLEQFKMNGKVVVVTGAADGLGYAIVQSMAEAGAHVALWYNSNDVAVEKAQVLAREHGIQASAYKVDVSESIQVSETITKVVTDFGKIDVFIANAGMAISKPILEQTLEEYRKQMSVNVDGIVYCAKYAGEVFARQGHGNLIITSSMSAHIVNVPTDQPVYNATKAYVTHFGKSLAREWRDFARVNIVSPGFFDTKMGAGPEALQEAYRMSSLGRQGHVKEVKGLYLYLASDASTFMTGSDVLIDGGYVLP; translated from the exons ATGTCTATGAACATTAAAGACTGCGCTCAACCCCGGGAGGGCTTCCCTCGTCCATTCCCGGATTCGCCTTCAAATGTTTTGGAGCAGTTTAAAATGAACGGAAAGGTGGTGGTTGTTACGGGAGCTGCCGATGGGCTTGGCTATGCGATAGTACAGTCTATGGCCGAAGCTGGCGCTCATGTTGCCCTGTGGTATAATTC AAATGACGTCGCTGTTGAAAAAGCCCAGGTCCTGGCAAGGGAACATGGCATACAGGCTTCTGCTTACAAGGTTGATG TTTCGGAGTCCATCCAGGTATCAGAGACGATCACAAAAGTTGTGACAGACTTCGGCAAGATTGATGTGTTCATAGCCAATGCAG GCATGGCAATCTCGAAGCCTATCTTGGAACAGACTCTAGAAGAGTACCGGAAGCAGATGTCCGTGAATG TTGACGGCATTGTGTATTGTGCTAAATATGCTGGTGAGGTTTTCGCACGGCAAGGACATGGCAACCTCATCATTACCTCGAGCATGAGCGCACACATTGTCAACGTTCCTACTGATCAGCCTGTCTACAATGCAACCAAAGCGTACGTCACTCACTTTGGAAAATCACTTGCCCGTGAGTGGCGGGATTTTGCACGAGTCAACATCGTCTCGCCAGGTTTCTTCGATACAAAGATGGGGGCCGGCCCCGAGGCCCTCCAGGAGGCATATCGCATGTCATCACTTGGAAGGCAAGGCCACGTGAAGGAAGTCAAGGGATTGTATCTGTACCTCGCCAGTGATGCATCTACCTTCATGACCGGAAGTGATGTACTTATCGATGGTGGATATGTCTTGCCATGA
- a CDS encoding MAP kinase kinase (Pbs2), putative — translation MADERDFASEDIAPDADATSPSNSTAPPLFPRQTSSPVVLPSREFSRIGLSASSTHLGQVNAARRGVGTSPHPKASMSSQGAGGLNQDIMAKMKAFSLSRQGAPHPHTATSTGQIPMVQGGISGGALAGSMPPSVARPHPQNWSSSPSATATGPGALSPRPGGLAAKRMKPGLKLSDVTGSPTPAAGTDQKPGEQNGDTAFSKYSEFIDTKEGTLNFKNKAVLHGGGVEFSSGHSFKISLDEVDRLEELGKGNYGTVYKVRHSRPHLRKPGLGLGGIVSRPPGQDETSPESGSNQLSGVVMAMKEIRLELDEAKFAQIIMELDILHRCISPFIIDFYGAFFQEGAVYMCVEYMDGGSIDKLYEGGVPENILRKVALSTIMGLKSLKEDHNIIHRDVKPTNVLVNSKGQVKICDFGVSGNLVSSIAKTNIGCQSYMAPERIAGGGMQQSGAPSAGTYSVQSDVWSLGLSIIECAMGRYPYPPETFSNIFSQLHAIVHGEPPTLPEGFSEDAHAFVRACLDKNPNNRPTYNMLIRHPWLTPLMQPPTESDGDSAPPSEESGASDAASSVTTADKEVAEWVTTQMKRKEDGLLHISEKPALHAVALDQVSTSSSDNPHAPSQND, via the exons ATGGCTGATGAAAGAGACTTCGCCTCTGAGGATATCGCACCTGACGCCGATGCCACCTCTCCCAGCAATTCGACGGCTCCTCCTTTGTTTCCCCGGCAGACCTCGAGCCCCGTTGTCCTCCCCTCCCGCGAATTTTCGAGAATTGGGTTATCTGCCTCGTCTACACACCTTGGTCAGGTCAATGCTGCGCGGCGGGGGGTGGGGACTTCACCACACCCCAAGGCGTCAATGAGCTCACAAGGAGCCGGTGGATTAAATCAAGACATCATGGCAAAAATGAAGGCATTCTCGTTGTCCCGCCAAGGAGCTCCACATCCACATACTGCTACTTCAACAGGGCAAATCCCCATGGTACAAGGAGGTATTTCAGGAGGTGCACTTGCTGGCAGCATGCCCCCGAGTGTCGCACGGCCCCATCCTCAAAATTGGTCGTCTTCCCCTTCCGCCACCGCCACTGGCCCTGGCGCTTTGTCGCCTCGACCGGGAGGGCTAGCGGCGAAGCGAATGAAGCCGGGTCTCAAGCTATCGGATGTGACAGGTTCCCCAACTCCTGCAGCAGGTACGGATCAAAAGCCGGGCGAACAAAATGGAGATACTGCCTTCAGCAAATACTCCGAGTTTATCGACACGAAGGAGGGCACTCTCAACTTTAAAAACAAAGCCGTTCTACACGGAGGTGGTGTCGAATTTTCTTCAGGCCATAGCTTCAAGATATCACTGGATGAAGTAGATCGCTTGGAGGAGTTAGGCAAGGGTAATTACGGAACGGTCTACAAGGTTCGACACTCTCGCCCGCATCTACGAAAGCCAGGTCTGGGGCTGGGTGGCATTGTCAGCCGTCCGCCAGGCCAGGACGAAACGAGTCCAGAATCTGGGTCGAATCAACTCTCAGGCGTGGTCATGGCAATGAAGGAGATTCGCTTGGAATTGGACGAAGCCAAGTTTGCTCAAATCATAATGGAGTTGGACATTCTACACCGCTGTATCTCTCCCTTCATCATCGATTTCTATGGAGCCTTCTTCCAGGAAGGTGCCGTCTATATGTGTGTCGAGTACATGGACGGCGGCTCGATCGACAAGCTCTACGAAGGCGGTGTTCCCGAGAACATCTTGCGAAAGGTGGCTCTGTCCACCATCATGGGATTGAAATCACTGAAGGAGGACCACAATATTATTCACCGCGATGTGAAGCCAACCAACGTCCTTGTCAACAGCAAGGGCCAAGTCAAGATCTGCGACTTTGGTGTCAGCGGAAATCTAGTCTCTAGTATTGCGAAGACCAACATTGGCTGCCAGAGTTATATGGCACCTGAAAGAATTGCGGGAGGTGGAATGCAACAATCGGGTGCCCCGAGTGCCGGTACATACAGCGTGCAGAGCGATGTCTGGAGTTTAGGCCTGTCTATCATCGAATGTGCCATGGGCCGATACCCATACCCACCGGAAACATTCAGCAACATCTTCAGCCAGTTACAC GCTATTGTCCACGGAGAACCCCCAACCCTACCCGAGGGATTCTCTGAAGATGCGCACGCGTTCGTCCGGGCCTGTCTTGACAAGAACCCGAACAATCGACCAACTTACAACATGCTAATCCGACACCCTTGGCTGACCCCTCTCATGCAGCCACCAACCGAGTCAGATGGTGACAGCGCCCCACCATCCGAGGAGTCCGGCGCCAGCGATGCCGCTTCATCTGTGACCACGGCCGACAAAGAGGTGGCCGAGTGGGTGACAACGCAGATGAAACGCAAAGAAGATGGGTTGCTACACATTTCCGAGAAACCAGCCCTTCACGCTGTCGCGCTGGATCAGGTCAGCACGAGCTCTTCCGATAATCCTCACGCTCCGTCTCAAAATGACTGA
- a CDS encoding Glutathione reductase: protein MLSRSIQSSRISFRASSSLSRSFVGQIRSGRLTNRTLATINSPRLTPADSIGAKSRLSTISRHLSSSSTPKNQQSSNMAPIETQQYDYIVLGGGSGGSGSARRAAGWYGKKTLIVESGRSGGTCVNVGCVPKKMTWNFATINEMLHIGKSYGYDIPDNIAMNYTHFKNTRDAVIKRLNGAYERNWGREGIDLVHGRAGFVEPHTIEVKLADGSGIARYTAPHILLATGGRPSLPSVPGAEHGITSDGFFELEELPPKIAVVGAGYIAVEIAGVLNAVDVETHMFIRGETFLRKFDPMIQKTMTDRYEAAGVNLHRNHGGFKEVQLIRDGKGKDRLLKLIGHDGSELEVNELLWAVGRAPEVEDLHLEIPGVKLNAGGHVVVDEYQNTSVEGVYALGDVTGQAELTPVAIAAGRQLGSRLFGPPELKHSKISYENIPTVVFSHPEVGCVGLTEPEARQRYGDDKIKVYHTKFTAMFYDVGLSPEEKAKNPTEMKIICAGPQEKVVGLHILGLGVGEMLQGFGVAIKMGATKQDFDSCVAIHPTSAEELVTMR, encoded by the exons ATGCTCTCCCGCTCTATACAATCATCCCGGATCAGCTTTCGAGCCTCTTCATCTCTATCCCGGTCTTTCGTCGGGCAAATCCGTTCTGGTCGCTTGACCAATCGAACTTTGGCGACCATCAACTCTCCCCGCCTCACCCCTGCAGACTCAATTGGTGCCAAATCTCGTCTGTCTACAATCTCTCGACACCTTAGTTCATCCTCCACCCCGAAGAACCAACAGTCCTCCAACATGGCTCCCATCGAAACACAGCAGTATGACTACATCGTCCTCGGCGGTGGCAGTGGTGGCAGTGGAAGTGCCCGCCGTGCAGCGGGTTGGTATGGCAAGAAGACCCTCATCGTAGAAAGCGGGAGGTCTGGCGGTACCTGTGTCAATGTGGG ATGCGTTCCTAAGAAGATGACATGGAACTTTGCGACCATCAACGAGATGCTGCACATTGGAAAGAGCTATGGTTACGATATCCCCGATAATATTGCTATGAACTACACCCACTTCAAGAACACGCGCGATGCCGTCATCAAGCGGTTGAACGGCGCCTACGAGCGCAACTGGGGTCGTGAAGGAATCGATCTTGTCCATGGTCGTGCTGGCTTCGTCGAGCCCCACACCATTGAGGTCAAGCTGGCTGACGGCTCCGGCATCGCTCGCTACACCGCACCCCACATCCTGTTGGCAACCGGTGGCCGGCCTAGCCTCCCCTCTGTGCCCGGCGCCGAGCACGGTATCACCAGCGACGGATTCTTCGAATTGGAGGAGCTTCCCCCGAAGATTGCCGTTGTCGGTGCAGGCTACATCGCCGTTGAGATCGCTGGTGTCCTGAACGCTGTCGATGTAGAGACCCACATGTTCATCCGCGGCGAGACCTTCCTGCGCAAGTTCGACCCCATGATCCAGAAGACTATGACTGATCGCTACGAGGCCGCCGGCGTCAATCTTCACCGTAACCACGGTGGTTTCAAGGAGGTGCAGCTCATCCGCGATGGCAAGGGCAAGGATCGCCTGCTTAAGCTCATTGGCCATGATGGCTCTGAGCTCGAGGTCAACGAGCTCCTTTGGGCTGTAGGCCGTGCTCCCGAGGTCGAAGACCTGCACTTGGAGATTCCTGGTGTTAAGCTGAATGCTGGTGGCCACGTTGTGGTTGACGAGTACCAAAATACCTCCGTTGAGGGTGTCTACGCTCTCGGTGACGTGACCGGTCAAGCCGAGCTGACCCCAG TTGCCATTGCTGCTGGCCGTCAACTCGGCAGCCGTCTCTTCGGCCCTCCGGAGCTGAAGCACTCCAAGATCTCCTACGAGAACATTCCTACGGTTGTCTTCTCGCACCCTGAGGTCGGCTGCGTCGGTCTCACTGAGCCCGAGGCCCGCCAACGCTACGGTGATGACAAGATCAAGGTCTACCACACCAAGTTCACTGCCATGTTCTATGATGTCGGCTTGTCACCCGAGGAGAAGGCAAAGAACCCCACCGAGATGAAGATCATCTGCGCCGGCCCCCAGGAGAAGGTTGTTGGTCTGCACATCCTCGGTCTTGGCGTCGGTGAGATGCTGCAGGGCTTCGGTGTCGCCATTAAGATGGGTGCTACTAAGCAGGactttgatagctgtgttgcTATCCACCCTACCAGCGCCGAGGAGCTTGTGACCATGCGGTAA
- a CDS encoding Amidohydrolase 2 → MLTAAQPKLNLPPGPSLISFDARSTHLEQRRSTHTSSATVSLKQRLPSKSWDSHMHVVEPERFPVSPKAVYKPAAHTLPEALAFESELGVENLVFVQPSVYGTDNSCLLDALRRLGPSRGRAVVVVDPATIRPETLNEWHALGVRGLRINLQSVGKLMDKAELEETLLQHAKLARPRNWIVEIYLPLTMVSMVESILPQLGVRICIDHFGSPELAPWDDDAPDFNPYTLQGFSSLISLLRDGKTYVKMSAPYRLSKDHQMRDLQAMAREFLSVAPNRVIYATDWPHTRFSRVDISQFTECCLELCAAKPGLAERLFRRNTEEMLGVVSD, encoded by the coding sequence ATGCTTACCGCTGCTCAGCCCAAACTCAATCTACCTCCCGGCCCTTCATTGATATCGTTTGATGCTCGTTCCACCCATTTAGAGCAACGGCGTTCAACACATACTTCATCCGCAACTGTATCCCTGAAGCAGCGACTCCCTTCGAAGTCCTGGGATAGTCACATGCATGTTGTGGAACCTGAACGTTTTCCTGTCTCTCCAAAAGCGGTATATAAACCTGCCGCACATACGTTACCTGAAGCTCTCGCCTTCGAGTCTGAACTGGGCGTTGAGAATCTCGTATTCGTGCAACCGTCGGTTTATGGCACAGACAATTCATGTTTGTTAGATGCGTTGAGAAGACTCGGACCCTCGCGCGGCCGGGCAGTTGTTGTGGTTGACCCTGCCACTATTAGACCGGAGACTCTAAACGAATGGCATGCTCTTGGAGTTCGTGGACTGAGAATAAATCTTCAGTCTGTAGGCAAATTGATGGACAAGGCCGAGTTGGAAGAGACCTTACTCCAGCATGCTAAGCTTGCCCGACCTCGCAACTGGATCGTCGAGATATATCTTCCCCTCACAATGGTCTCGATGGTCGAGTCAATCCTCCCGCAACTAGGCGTGCGCATCTGCATCGATCATTTTGGCAGCCCCGAGCTCGCGCCATGGGACGATGATGCTCCGGATTTTAACCCCTACACCCTGCAAGGATTCTCGTCCTTGATCTCTCTGCTTCGCGACGGTAAGACCTACGTTAAGATGTCTGCACCGTATCGACTCAGCAAAGACCATCAAATGCGTGATCTTCAGGCCATGGCACGCGAGTTCTTGTCTGTTGCACCTAATCGGGTTATCTACGCCACTGACTGGCCGCACACTCGATTTTCCCGTGTTGATATCAGCCAATTTACTGAATGTTGTTTGGAATTGTGTGCGGCAAAGCCGGGGCTAGCGGAGCGTCTCTTTCGCAGAAATACCGAGGAAATGCTTGGGGTAGTCTCCGATTGA